Within the Miscanthus floridulus cultivar M001 chromosome 2, ASM1932011v1, whole genome shotgun sequence genome, the region AAAGGAGATCGTCGTTTTGTCAACCCCCATGCCGCCGAAGACGTCCGACTCGTCGACCACGCCGGCGTCAACGAGGTTGCTAGAGGAGGAGTGGGCGCGGCGTGGCAAGGTTCTAGATGAGGAGTGGACGTGGCGTGGTGGCAGATGCGGTGCGGAGAGGGATGGGGGTGTCGGGTGGAGTGGGGCGGGCGCCTGATGCGTTGAAGCCGCGACGAGCGAAGCGAGTGGGGATTTCCATTAGTGGGGGTTATGTCGCTAGGTAGAGATGAAGCAGAGAGCATAGAGGGAAGTAGGCTAATTGCTGTTGGGCCCGATTTACCGCGCAAGCCAGGAACGGGGTCAGAACGGACGCCTTAATCATAGCATTAGCGTTCAAATTGAGCCTTATGTGGGCAACACTAGCTCAAATTAAACTACATTGTCACGTTGTGCAGTTGGGCTCTTTAAAAAGGAGTCGGATATTATCCTATTAAAAGCTTTAGATAATCCACAATCAATTATACGATAATCCATATCTATCGGATTTTGCTGGTTCTAACCTACCTGTATCCATATAAAATCGGATTCAAATTATCTATATCCGTATAGATATAAAAAAACTCCTTGAAAATCTTATTCGGCTCAAATCATATTGATAAATTATTAACATCACTTTCACTCTTGACAAAATTCTTGATAGCATCGTCTAAACATCATCACTCGTGCATGGATAAGTACTTTATCATCTAAAAAGATACTAATATTTATCATATTATTAAATAATTATTATCCCTAAATAATTGTCGTTTTTGTTTTccaagaaacaactttgactaaatatatacttTCCTCCGTTTTTGTTTAATTGACACCGGTGACCAAAACACAGAAACCAAGGTGGACATCTGTCTTATTCAAAATTACCATAATACCATTGGTCCTGTTATTCATACACGTAAGCACCTTCTAGACGTTTCAGCTCCCGCCAAAGGGGACGTCGTTCAAAATTTGAAATGAGTGGCGGGCTTGCCCAAATACTTGAAGCAATTCTCTATTCTTGTTGAAGCCAACTTTTTTGCGATGCTCCAGACTCCGACTGATGCTAGAGCGCTCATGGACTTGAATCTGCACCCAGTGCAGAACCACGATGAAGAAGCAATGGGTGGTCATCTCCCGTATGTCCCGCCTCCTCTATACCTGTTTGATTTGAATTTGTCTCCCGATGAGAACTACGGCAGTCAAAAAGCTCCCCGAGAGTTTGATCTCAACATCATTCCACAACAAGAAACAGAGGAAGAAAATCGCGTTGACGGATTGTCACTTGCAACCTGTAAGTTATTCTTTCCTAGTTAATGTCCGTCAGTTGAATTCGTTTTGTTTTCCTTCAATATTTGTCTCTTCCACCCCGACACAAACTCCGTCGACCAAATTGACAACTCACCAGGTCGAGGTTCACCACCAAATCAAAGCCCCAAACCACTGGATCCATCCACTAGCTCTGTGAATCAAAATATTCTCTCTCCTAATTGACCTCCCCTGCCCAAATCGACACCCTTCACTGCTCCTTGCGGCATTGCTGGAATCGAGCTGCTCGCTGCGATGTTTCGGACCAAGGTCTCCTAACAACGTGTTGCTCAGACCTGCTACTTCACTTGCTCCGCCCATCTTTACGATTCTTATTGTCAGAGCTAAGCTGGCCCAGGAGTGGCCTGTAAACTCCATTTCTAATTTCAGGTGGGGAAAACTCCCCCCGGTGACACTAAAAAAAAGAGTCTGTGACACATCCAAAGTTTTGCGCACATACAATTAGCTTCCTTTTGATTTCAGACTGTGCTACACAAGTTCTAATCTAACTTCACGCATATTCCTGTTCCTCTCgaatttcatttttttcttccgtTGTTTCTAATCAGTACTCACATTTTGATTATCTACTCAGGTCCTGCAATTAAGTACCATTCCAAGAACGAACTCCCAAATGATAAACGGAAACAATTGTATGAAGCTCTTGTTTTGAGAAGTACTAAAGGTAGGCTGACACGAGAAATTGCAGCCGAGGTTGCTTCATCTTTTTCTGTTAGTACCCGAACAGTTTGGCGGATATGGAAACAGGCAAGGGACTGTCTAAAACAGGGAGCTGATATTGACATATGTAAGAAGAGGACTAAATGTGGGCGCAAGAAACTTCAGGTTGATCTAAGCCTGATGCTTCGTATCCCTCTATCAAAGAGAACTACATTGGCTGATTTGTCAAGGGAGCTGAAAGTAAGCAAATACAAGCTCTGGATGCTTAAGAATGAAGGTGAGATAAAGCGACATTCAAATAACATAAAGCCATTGTTGAAGgaggagaacaaaaaacaaaGGCTGCGGTGGTGCATTTCGATGCTTGATCCAATGAGCATTTACACAGACCCAATTTTCAAGGACCTAAGTGACATCGTTTTCCTAGATGAAAAATGGTTTTATATTACAAAGAAGACTGGGAGATACTATATTCTTCCTCAAGAAGAGGAACCTTATCGGACATGCAAAAACAAAATTTTCATCCCTAAGGTAATGTTCTTGTGTGCCATTGCTCGCCCAAGGATGGATAGTGGTGGAAATTGCACTTTTGATGGGAAAATTGGGTGTTTTCCTTTTGTCACATATGAACCTGCTAAAAGGACTAGTAAAAATCGAGCTGCCGGGACGTTGGAGATGAAACCCATTATGTCAGTAACAAAGGAAGTGATGCGTTCCTTTATTATAGATAAGGTTCTTCCTGCAATTCGAGAAAAGTGGCCAAGTGAAGATCGGGGAAAGCCAATATTCATCCAGCAAGACAATGCTCGCCCTCATATCGATGCCAGTGACCCTTTATTTTGTGAAGCAGCAAAACAGGAAGGATTTGATATTAAGCTGATCTGTCAACCACCAAATTCACCAGACTTTAATGTACTTGATTTGGGTTTCTTTGCGTCACTTCAGTCCATTCAATATAAGAAGGGTTGTAGGACATTAGCTGAACTGGTCGCGGTGGTTCAGAAGGAGTTTGAAGAATATGACCCAACTTTGTCAAATCGTATATTCGCATCACTACAGCTCGCCATGATAGAGGCAATGAAAGTAGGAGGAGGGAACAACTACAAGATGCCCCATGTTAGCAAACCTGTGTtggaaaaagaaaacaagcttcCAATGCAAATGAAGTGTGATCTCAATTTGGTACAGGAGGTATGCAGGCAGCTCAATGAATGAGACGGGGTTGCTTCTCTACATACTTCTAATTAGGGGAAATTACTGTATTTTGGGAGTTTTTGGCCTAACGAGTGTAAATATGTACAGGGCCTCTAGTCACTTACTTCAGCTAGAAAAAATCTGCAATGTATTCTGTTTGGTCCATGTAAATATGTATTGCGTCTGTATCCACTTACTTTTATTTACTACACACTCTGTAGAGAAATCTGTGTTGTGCATGTAAATGTGGACGAAGTCTGTTATCAGCAGTTTGAGTTGAATGGTTAAGTCAATGCAAAGAAGAACCTTAAGTAGTCATATTCCAAATCGTTTTCTTATGCTCCAGAAATATCAATAAGGCATACAATAGTTGGAGTGCAAATCCCTGGTTAATTTGCAATCTTTTTGGCAAGACAAATCATAAACAAGCAGTTTGGAAGTTTGCGGTCACTAATTTTGTTAAGCACATGCGCGGAACGCAAGAATGCCCTTTCCTTTAATCATGAATCATGAATGCATTTCATTGACATTGAGTAGGTCGTGCAACATGTGGAATCTTTGAATCTTTTATTGTCAGCAGCTAAGAATTTTTGGGCAGTTCGGAATAGACATTTTGCCAAACACATCATCAGCACAGAGTAGCTCACGGCTGGCATGTCACACGGCAATACACAACATCATAGATTTAGCCTAGAGGAATTGCAGAGATTCAACCTTGTAAACGCACGAGCACGGCAACGGGGTCTGGGACTGGAAGCCAGAGAAAGCAGCTCCCGAAGAAGCTCGGACAGGAGGCGGCGGTTCATGGCAGAGCAGATCGCTCCAATGCTCGTCTTAGCGTTGCGCACCTGCAGTGTGGGACGTAGCTCTCCACCCCGTGCCGAATAACCCTATGTGAACCTCCTGCCTTCGCCATCCACCTACGGCATGCGGCCTTGCGCTTGCAACCGGCGGCATCGTGCAATCGCATAGACGAGAAACAGGGGGCGCACGAGAAACAGAGGTGCAGGGCAACGGACCTCTAGAAATTTCCGATTACATAACAAATATATTAAAATTTTCACATAGGCCCACAAAGGGTAAAATTGGAATAGTAAAATTCGGTGACaagtattaccaaataaaaaaagTGGTCATAGGTGTCAAGTAAACAAAAACGGAgggaagtatatatatgtataataatatttatgctataaaattaatatcattaggtaGGTCGTTgaatttattttcataataaatttatttggagatacaaatgttgcacggattccctacaaatctagtcaaacttatggcacgaaaacaaaaaaaaacgacAGTTATTTAAGGACAGAGGGGGTATTtctcataaaatatatttttatagtatatttaTTTGGAGTCATACATGTTAATAATATTTTCGTTATAAACTCAGTTAGACTTAGAACAATTGGCCAAATGTATAAGTGCATTTTTCTGGATTGGAGGGGGCAGTACTCTAGTTTTTACTTTTTTAGTAGTTTTTTGGGACATTTGGAATTTGCGCACTCTCATTGCACTTGCTCCTCTTCCGCTCAAAGAACTCAAACCCGACGCGAACGAGTGGCCGGCAAATCAGTTACTGACATTGTGGGCCCGCATGGACCCTGAGCCAACCTTGTCCGTGTCGTCCTGCCCCGCCGATCGCACAACTTCGCAACGGACACGAGGAAAGCTGATTTGGGTTGATCTGAGTGCGAGCTCTTCGAGAAcaccgccgccgcccgctccCCCATCTGGCCATCTCTGTCTCCTGTTGATCTCTTCTCTCGCGGAAGAGCTCGCACtcagaggagagagagaagagaagaagagaTGAGGAAGCTAGTCTCCTCGCACCTGGCGGCGCTGTCGCCGCCGGAGGTGGcgtcggccgcggccgcggcgggaGGGGCCGCGCTGGCGCTGCGGGGCTGGTTGGAGGAGGTGAACGACTCGCCGGCGTGGCAGGACcgggccttcttctccctctccgccgccTACGCCCTCGTGTCCGCTGTCGCCCTGGTACGCCCGCCGGCTGGACCTTGTTCGAACCCCACTCTAACCCTATCATCATCTCCGCCCAATCGCGCTAATCACCCCCCATCTGGTTTTGGTTTTGCGGGTGATGTGGCGCCTCGATCTGAATGGAACTTCGGTGTGCGGTAGTGACGCGTGGTAAATTACGAATCTATTGTGTTTTGTCCTTGAGCGTCAGGATTGTCCCCGTTGCTGTCCCCAAACGTCTCCATCCATTTATGGTATTGTGGCTGGATGAAATTGTATGTGTCAGGTGAGACTGTGGCTATAGAGAGGTGGGTTTAAAGTTGTTATAGCGGAATCCTCTGATTTCCCTCCGGAAATGAGTGCTGTTGCCATTATGGCATCTATTCACACGGTCTACATAGATAGGATTTCCTATGCATAAGGTTTCTGAATTGTCCATAAATTATGGATGGAGATTCATTCACCATAGCAGTAATCAGGGCAATCTTTCTATAGCTGGCTGAGTATTTGCCGGAATAATCCTGACAGGTGCAGACAAGTTGTACTATATGGCTCTACAGGAGGTACAGACCAGCAGCTGCATGTCAGGCTGTATCAGTCACGACTAACCATTCTCAACAGCCATCTTTCATACACAGATTGAAGATTAATACCATTTTGTCGCTGAAACAACATAGTGTTGTTCTACGTCTACCATAATCGAGGGCAATCTTTCTGTTTAGACACTTAAGAATCATCCTTGCAGAAGGAAGGCATAATATCCATTAAACAAACACTTGATTGTCCACGGAAGCATGGAATCCACCAATTAGCTGTAATCAATTGCTCCATCATCAATTCTATCACTTCAAGTTGTCCATCAAGCTGCTTTTGTCAAGGTTTAGTATGGGGGATGAATTGCTTGTGAGTTGTGGCTTTGCCGAAGAAAATTAATACAAGTATTGATTGTCACTACAAACATCAATCTACTTCCATCTAGTGCTATCACTTTAATTTTACCATAATTACTGCAACTATCTTTCTCATGGCGTTATGCTTTTGAGCGCCACAAACATGAAGCATTTCCATCTTTACTGCTAATGTGTTTACAGTTTGCCTCCATTCTTTTCCAACATCCTTGCTTAATGGTTGTTGTGCACACTTCTTAGATTAGAAACTTTTTTTTCCTCCTTTTCCACCACAATCCCTCTGGTAGGATAAGAATGTTGAAAATTGTTTATTATGTGCATAAGTTGGCATTGGTACGACATAGGATAGTTCATTTCTTTGACGGAAGTTCTCTGAATAAAACACTAGCCAGGATATAGAGATGAACATTTTGCAACAGTCCTCCTGAATAGAGAAGTAAATACTAAGATTATGGCCATCTAGAGGGTAAGGAATACCTAATAAGACAAAATCACTATGTAATAACATTCAGTCTTGCTTACCTGGTCATTTTCTTCCTTCTATCCTTCTACTTTAAAAAATGGTAGAACCAGTCTTTTACTCTCTAACCTACTCAGTTAGGTCTTGCTACATTTTTATGAAAATGTATTTTGGAAAGGACCAATACTCTGGATCCTCTTACTGTGGCCCTCTGAAAGTTTTAGTAGT harbors:
- the LOC136536497 gene encoding uncharacterized protein; translation: MLDPMSIYTDPIFKDLSDIVFLDEKWFYITKKTGRYYILPQEEEPYRTCKNKIFIPKVMFLCAIARPRMDSGGNCTFDGKIGCFPFVTYEPAKRTSKNRAAGTLEMKPIMSVTKEVMRSFIIDKVLPAIREKWPSEDRGKPIFIQQDNARPHIDASDPLFCEAAKQEGFDIKLICQPPNSPDFNVLDLGFFASLQSIQYKKGCRTLAELVAVVQKEFEEYDPTLSNRIFASLQLAMIEAMKVGGGNNYKMPHVSKPVLEKENKLPMQMKCDLNLVQEVCRQLNE